From one Melioribacteraceae bacterium genomic stretch:
- the leuS gene encoding leucine--tRNA ligase, with the protein MRYPFTETEAKWQKYWEDKKVYKTDLSNNQKKLYTLVMFIYPSGSKLHIGHWYNYGPTDSWARFKKLQGYNVFEPMGYDAFGLPAENYAIKTGVHPQDSTLENIKDIREQLKTMGCMYDWDAELMTCVPEYYKWNQWLFLQLYNKGLAYRKNAPVNWCPSCNTVLANEQVQQDGTCERCGTEVEKKNLTQWFFKITDYADELLSGLNKIDWPEKTKLMQTNWIGKSTGTEIDFKIEGHEQNLSVFTTRPDTLFGVTYVVLAPENELVEKITTEDYKEKVNEYIKSIQSLSDIERTSTVKEKTGVPTGAFAINPINDEKIPIWVADYVLASYGTGCVMAVPGHDERDFEFAKKFNLPIRKVILKPDTNEDDELTEAYTESGMMVNSGKFTGRNSIDGKKQITDELEREGNGRAKINYKLRDWLISRQRYWGTPIPIVYCDNCGEVPIPEEKLPVELPYDVEFKPDGGSPLAKNEDFVNTTCPKCGDAAKRDVDTMDTFVDSSWYYLRYLNPNFSGGMFDPELAKKWEPVDMYVGGAEHSTMHLLYARFVHKFLRDIGLVKTDEPFAKLRHQGTITNNGAKMSKSKGNVVNPNSFIENYGSDVFRMYLMFMGPYDLGGDWSDKGIVGVDRFVQKVYQLITERTGFSKSHPSKEKYNMSELNEDEKSVYQKVNQSLNKFSDEVDNLRFNTAVAVLMELTNELSKHLSNCSNDLQTYSLERLSVMLAPLAPHLGEECWNLLGNEKSIFEENIWFEVDQDALVVDKVTIAVQVNGKLRAAIDVPVDSEQDFIKEKVFAEEKVTHHTTGKTIVKEIYVKNKIYNIVVK; encoded by the coding sequence ATGCGTTATCCTTTTACTGAAACCGAAGCTAAGTGGCAAAAATATTGGGAAGATAAGAAAGTTTATAAGACTGATCTCTCCAACAATCAAAAGAAACTCTACACACTTGTTATGTTTATATACCCGTCCGGATCAAAACTTCACATTGGTCACTGGTATAATTACGGACCCACAGATTCTTGGGCTCGCTTCAAAAAATTGCAAGGTTACAATGTTTTTGAACCAATGGGTTATGATGCATTCGGACTTCCAGCAGAAAATTATGCAATTAAAACAGGCGTACATCCTCAAGATTCAACTTTAGAAAATATTAAAGATATACGAGAACAGTTAAAAACTATGGGCTGCATGTACGATTGGGATGCGGAACTGATGACTTGTGTCCCGGAATATTATAAATGGAATCAATGGTTGTTCTTGCAGCTTTATAATAAGGGATTAGCGTATAGAAAAAATGCGCCTGTTAATTGGTGTCCTTCATGCAATACCGTTTTGGCAAACGAACAAGTTCAACAAGACGGAACTTGCGAGCGATGCGGAACAGAAGTTGAAAAAAAGAATCTTACTCAATGGTTTTTTAAGATAACTGATTATGCCGATGAATTACTTTCCGGTCTAAATAAAATTGATTGGCCCGAAAAAACAAAGTTGATGCAAACGAATTGGATTGGAAAAAGTACCGGAACCGAAATTGATTTTAAAATTGAAGGACACGAACAAAATCTTAGCGTTTTTACGACTCGTCCGGATACGTTATTCGGTGTAACTTATGTTGTGCTTGCACCTGAAAATGAACTTGTAGAAAAAATTACAACAGAAGATTACAAAGAAAAAGTTAATGAATACATAAAATCAATTCAGAGTTTGTCAGATATTGAAAGAACTTCGACAGTAAAAGAAAAAACCGGGGTGCCTACCGGAGCTTTTGCTATCAATCCAATTAATGATGAAAAAATTCCGATTTGGGTTGCCGATTATGTACTTGCAAGCTACGGAACCGGATGTGTTATGGCAGTTCCAGGACATGATGAAAGAGATTTTGAATTTGCAAAGAAATTTAATCTACCGATAAGAAAAGTGATTTTAAAACCCGATACTAATGAAGATGATGAATTAACGGAAGCTTACACAGAATCCGGCATGATGGTCAATTCAGGTAAATTTACGGGTAGAAATTCAATTGACGGTAAAAAGCAAATTACTGATGAACTTGAAAGAGAAGGAAACGGCAGAGCTAAAATAAATTATAAATTACGTGATTGGCTGATTTCCCGTCAACGTTACTGGGGAACTCCGATTCCTATTGTTTATTGTGATAATTGTGGCGAGGTTCCTATTCCGGAAGAAAAACTTCCAGTAGAACTTCCTTATGATGTTGAGTTTAAACCTGACGGCGGTTCACCTCTTGCAAAAAATGAAGACTTTGTAAATACAACTTGTCCGAAGTGTGGTGATGCTGCAAAACGAGATGTTGATACCATGGATACTTTTGTTGATTCATCATGGTACTATTTGCGTTACTTAAATCCAAATTTTTCTGGGGGAATGTTCGATCCTGAATTAGCAAAGAAATGGGAACCGGTTGATATGTATGTCGGTGGTGCCGAACATTCAACTATGCATTTACTTTATGCCCGGTTCGTTCACAAATTTTTGCGCGATATTGGATTGGTGAAAACCGATGAACCTTTTGCAAAACTGCGACATCAAGGAACAATTACAAATAACGGCGCAAAGATGTCGAAGTCAAAAGGAAACGTTGTTAATCCAAACTCATTTATTGAAAATTATGGATCGGATGTATTCCGAATGTATTTGATGTTTATGGGTCCTTATGATCTTGGCGGCGATTGGAGTGATAAAGGAATTGTCGGAGTTGATAGATTTGTTCAAAAAGTTTATCAATTAATTACCGAAAGAACAGGATTTTCTAAATCTCATCCGTCAAAAGAGAAATATAATATGAGTGAACTGAATGAAGATGAAAAATCAGTTTATCAAAAAGTAAATCAATCACTCAATAAATTTTCTGATGAAGTTGATAATCTGAGATTCAATACTGCTGTTGCTGTTCTAATGGAATTAACAAATGAGTTGAGCAAACATTTAAGTAATTGTTCAAACGATTTGCAGACTTACTCATTAGAAAGATTATCGGTAATGTTAGCTCCGTTAGCTCCGCATCTTGGTGAGGAATGCTGGAATTTACTAGGAAACGAAAAATCAATTTTCGAAGAAAATATTTGGTTTGAAGTTGATCAAGATGCGTTAGTTGTTGATAAAGTTACGATTGCAGTTCAAGTTAACGGAAAACTTAGAGCCGCGATTGATGTTCCGGTTGATAGCGAACAAGACTTCATTAAAGAAAAAGTATTTGCCGAAGAAAAAGTAACGCATCACACAACCGGCAAAACTATTGTAAAAGAGATCTACGTAAAAAATAAAATTTATAACATAGTTGTTAAGTAA
- a CDS encoding ABC transporter ATP-binding protein — MDSLSYLNKYFLRYKKKLALGVLFILISNIAQVFIPIFLREGIDGIQQDVKFDKLFEYGLLIFIAAVIAGVFRFLIRQTIIVVSREIEYDLRQDFWAHIQKLSHRYFQNNSTGNIMAHATNDISAVRMYVGPAVMYSIDTVSKFIIIIAIMITISPLLTFYTLIPLPFLSYFVYQLSKKIHKKFTLIQESFSDLTTRAQENFAGIRVIKSYVREDGEIKNFTEQSEDYLNKTMDKVKIQALFQPILYTIAGLSVIIVVWAGGGMVIENALTLGDISAFVIFLGMLIWPMIAFGWILNIIQQASASMKRLIKILHEELEIQDSKATRTIINSIKGRIEFKNVSFRYKNDLPDVLDNISFSIEPGETIAIIGKTGSGKTTLLNLIPRLFDATNGDVLIDGYKIKEIPLKILRQNVGLVPQETFLFSDTLKNNILYGTKNGNDEIVNHVAKISQLDKDVEGFPKGYETMLGERGITLSGGQKQRSCLARALAIDPKILILDDSFSSVDTNTEEEILKQLKEYMKDRTSIIVSHRISTVKDADKILVLQNGRIQEQGNHEKLVSLGGIYADLHFKQLLEEELKELS; from the coding sequence ATGGATAGTTTATCTTATTTAAATAAATACTTCCTTCGTTACAAAAAGAAACTTGCTCTTGGTGTTCTCTTTATACTCATCTCGAACATCGCGCAAGTTTTCATTCCAATATTTTTGAGAGAGGGAATTGACGGAATTCAGCAGGATGTTAAGTTCGATAAATTATTCGAATATGGATTACTCATATTTATCGCGGCAGTTATTGCAGGCGTTTTCCGATTTTTAATTAGACAAACAATCATTGTTGTATCTAGAGAAATTGAGTACGATTTACGTCAAGATTTTTGGGCTCACATTCAAAAATTATCCCATAGATATTTCCAAAATAACTCCACCGGAAATATAATGGCGCATGCTACTAACGATATCAGCGCTGTGAGAATGTATGTTGGTCCGGCAGTTATGTATTCCATTGATACAGTCTCGAAGTTTATAATAATCATTGCAATAATGATTACAATAAGTCCTCTCTTAACTTTTTATACTTTAATACCGCTTCCGTTTTTATCTTACTTTGTTTATCAATTGAGTAAAAAGATTCATAAAAAGTTTACGCTTATACAAGAAAGCTTTTCGGATTTAACAACAAGAGCTCAAGAAAATTTTGCCGGAATTAGGGTAATTAAATCCTATGTAAGAGAAGACGGAGAGATTAAAAATTTTACAGAACAGAGCGAAGATTATCTCAACAAGACAATGGACAAAGTTAAAATTCAAGCTTTGTTCCAGCCAATACTTTATACAATTGCGGGACTTTCAGTAATCATTGTTGTTTGGGCCGGCGGTGGAATGGTCATAGAAAACGCTCTAACTCTCGGTGATATTTCCGCATTTGTAATTTTCCTCGGAATGTTAATTTGGCCTATGATTGCTTTCGGCTGGATTTTGAATATCATTCAACAAGCTTCTGCAAGTATGAAGCGATTAATCAAAATTCTGCATGAAGAATTGGAAATTCAAGACTCAAAAGCGACACGAACAATTATAAACTCAATTAAAGGCAGAATTGAATTTAAAAATGTTTCATTCAGATATAAAAATGATTTGCCGGATGTTTTGGATAATATAAGTTTTTCAATCGAGCCGGGAGAGACAATTGCGATAATCGGTAAAACCGGTTCAGGAAAAACAACTTTGCTTAATTTGATACCAAGATTATTTGATGCAACAAACGGTGATGTTCTAATAGACGGTTATAAGATAAAGGAAATTCCACTAAAGATATTAAGGCAAAATGTTGGTTTGGTTCCGCAGGAAACATTCCTTTTCTCGGATACATTGAAAAATAATATTCTTTACGGTACAAAAAACGGAAATGATGAAATTGTTAATCATGTTGCAAAAATATCTCAACTTGATAAAGATGTTGAAGGATTTCCTAAAGGTTATGAAACAATGCTCGGTGAAAGAGGAATTACTTTATCCGGCGGACAAAAACAAAGATCATGTCTGGCAAGAGCATTAGCTATCGATCCTAAAATACTCATACTTGACGATTCATTTTCTTCGGTCGATACAAATACCGAAGAAGAGATTTTAAAGCAGTTAAAAGAATATATGAAAGATAGAACCAGTATAATAGTCAGTCATAGAATTTCCACGGTTAAAGATGCAGATAAGATTTTAGTGTTACAAAACGGAAGAATTCAGGAACAAGGAAATCATGAGAAACTCGTTTCACTCGGCGGTATTTATGCTGATTTACATTTCAAACAATTATTGGAAGAAGAACTAAAGGAATTATCATAA
- a CDS encoding lipocalin family protein, with product MKNFRILLLISFISIFIFNCGGNYAPLETVEYVDIQKYLGKWYEIALLPNRFEEGCHCTTAEYSLIDSETLRVTNTCNEDSADGEIDQVNGKAFVVEGSNNAKLKVQFFWPFKGDYWILELDDDYQYALVGSPSREYLWILSRTPLLDEKIIQQLKEVADRKGFDSSKMIVTDQSCYQ from the coding sequence ATGAAAAATTTTAGAATTCTATTGTTAATATCTTTTATAAGTATTTTCATTTTCAATTGCGGTGGCAATTATGCACCGCTTGAAACTGTTGAGTATGTTGATATTCAAAAGTATCTCGGAAAGTGGTACGAAATTGCTTTGCTTCCAAACAGATTTGAGGAAGGTTGCCATTGCACAACTGCCGAATATTCACTGATCGATTCGGAAACTCTTCGAGTAACAAATACTTGTAATGAGGATAGCGCAGATGGAGAAATTGATCAAGTAAACGGGAAAGCATTTGTTGTAGAAGGAAGCAACAATGCTAAACTAAAAGTCCAATTTTTCTGGCCGTTCAAAGGAGATTATTGGATACTGGAATTAGATGATGATTATCAATATGCTTTAGTCGGTTCACCAAGTAGAGAATATTTATGGATTCTATCACGAACTCCATTGTTGGACGAAAAAATAATTCAACAATTAAAAGAAGTAGCAGATCGCAAAGGATTTGATTCCAGCAAAATGATCGTTACCGATCAATCCTGTTATCAATAA
- a CDS encoding S9 family peptidase, whose product MQKLFLFLLISLFSILQLSAQEKRAITIDDLWAMKRIGSFDVSPDNKTIAFDQTIYSFESNKGNTDIYLIDVDGNNLRPFKVTEVNESSPKFAPNGKLTFQRAGQIWIANHDGTEEEQLTDIYTGASGIVWSNDGSKFLFISSVWPECETQDCNKQKDEERANRGYDADIFDELFYRHWNDWRGPKRSHLFLMDLAKNEYYDLTQGITTDIPTIALGSSQDYAISPDGKEAAFVMNNSGKQAWNTNNDVFIVSLENLGKGKSPEYKKISVSEGNDNQPVYSPDGKYLAFRSMARAGFEADKQSLVLYNRETGELKNISENKDISFGQIVWSKDSKQIYFDASNEVNNSIYSIDIATGNVSSIYEKHVNSNLVLTNTGETIYFKQQRNNQPHEIFSINKDGSNLEKITSANAELLSQIEFGEFNTFWSEGAEGAKVQSIIVTPPFFNPNKKYPMIFLIHGGPQGAWTDDFHYRWNTQMFASRGYVVVAPNPRGSVGYGQQFTDEISQDWGGKVYTDLMNAYDYAIANYNFIDPQNTFAAGASYGGYMIAWVNGHTDRFNALVCHDGVFNLESMWGSTEELWFPEWEFGGTPWQNRELYQKWSPHMYAENMKTPTLIVHGALDFRVPETQAMEFFSTLQRLEVESKFLYYPDEYHFVVKPRNARLWWNTLYDWFEKYKKEN is encoded by the coding sequence ATGCAAAAACTATTTTTATTTCTACTGATCTCTTTGTTCTCAATTTTACAATTATCGGCACAAGAAAAACGTGCAATCACAATTGATGATTTATGGGCAATGAAAAGAATCGGTTCGTTTGATGTTTCTCCCGATAACAAAACAATCGCCTTCGATCAAACAATTTATAGTTTTGAATCAAACAAAGGCAATACCGATATTTACTTAATTGATGTAGATGGAAATAATTTACGTCCATTCAAAGTAACTGAAGTCAACGAATCCTCTCCAAAATTTGCTCCAAATGGAAAACTAACTTTTCAAAGAGCAGGACAAATTTGGATTGCAAATCATGACGGAACAGAAGAAGAGCAATTAACTGATATATATACAGGCGCTTCCGGAATAGTTTGGTCAAATGACGGCTCTAAATTTTTGTTTATTTCTTCAGTTTGGCCGGAGTGCGAAACTCAAGACTGCAACAAACAAAAAGACGAAGAACGAGCAAATCGTGGTTATGATGCCGACATTTTTGATGAACTTTTTTATCGACATTGGAATGATTGGAGAGGACCAAAACGTTCGCATTTATTCTTAATGGACTTGGCTAAGAATGAATATTATGATTTAACACAAGGTATCACAACAGACATTCCAACAATTGCATTAGGCAGTAGCCAAGATTATGCAATTTCTCCCGATGGTAAAGAAGCCGCATTTGTTATGAACAACTCCGGCAAGCAAGCTTGGAATACTAATAACGATGTATTTATAGTTTCACTTGAAAATTTGGGAAAAGGTAAATCACCTGAATATAAAAAGATTTCAGTAAGTGAAGGAAACGATAATCAACCAGTTTATTCGCCTGATGGTAAATACCTTGCATTTCGTTCCATGGCTCGAGCCGGATTTGAAGCCGACAAACAATCTTTGGTTCTATATAACCGCGAAACCGGTGAACTAAAAAATATTAGCGAAAACAAAGATATCTCATTCGGACAAATTGTTTGGTCGAAAGATTCAAAGCAAATTTACTTCGATGCATCAAATGAAGTCAATAACTCAATATATTCAATTGATATAGCAACCGGCAATGTTTCGTCTATTTATGAGAAGCATGTAAATTCTAATCTTGTTCTAACAAATACCGGTGAAACTATATATTTCAAACAACAGAGAAACAATCAACCACATGAAATTTTCTCAATCAATAAAGATGGAAGCAACTTAGAAAAAATAACCTCAGCAAATGCTGAACTTCTCTCGCAAATTGAGTTTGGTGAGTTTAATACTTTCTGGAGCGAAGGTGCTGAAGGTGCAAAAGTTCAATCGATCATTGTGACACCTCCATTTTTTAATCCTAATAAAAAATATCCAATGATATTTTTAATTCACGGTGGACCGCAAGGTGCATGGACTGACGATTTCCATTACAGATGGAATACTCAAATGTTTGCGTCAAGAGGATATGTAGTAGTTGCACCAAACCCAAGAGGAAGTGTAGGTTACGGTCAACAATTCACCGATGAAATTTCTCAAGATTGGGGAGGAAAGGTTTATACCGATTTAATGAATGCTTATGATTATGCAATTGCAAATTATAATTTTATCGATCCCCAAAATACATTCGCAGCAGGTGCATCTTACGGTGGTTATATGATTGCTTGGGTTAACGGACATACCGATAGATTTAATGCGCTTGTTTGTCATGACGGAGTATTTAATTTAGAAAGTATGTGGGGTTCAACAGAAGAACTTTGGTTCCCCGAATGGGAATTTGGTGGAACTCCATGGCAAAATCGTGAGCTTTATCAGAAATGGTCACCGCATATGTATGCCGAAAATATGAAAACACCGACATTAATTGTTCATGGCGCTTTGGATTTCCGTGTACCAGAAACACAAGCAATGGAATTCTTTTCAACTTTGCAGCGATTGGAAGTGGAAAGTAAATTTTTATATTATCCTGATGAATATCATTTTGTAGTAAAACCAAGAAACGCCAGACTATGGTGGAATACACTTTATGATTGGTTTGAAAAATATAAAAAGGAGAATTGA
- a CDS encoding YkvA family protein, with product MNDKDDMFDLDDLSEEEIEKEFTGKYNNAIKVDLGKQYVEENLWEKIERIGKKISFAKDIKALFKYMVDPSIAWYRKSIVVGALIYFISPIDSIPDIAPLIGYLDDLGVITAVLKYMGSELIPFYD from the coding sequence ATGAACGATAAAGATGACATGTTCGATCTTGATGATCTATCAGAAGAAGAAATTGAAAAGGAATTTACTGGTAAGTACAATAACGCGATAAAAGTTGATCTCGGGAAACAATATGTTGAAGAGAATCTTTGGGAAAAGATCGAAAGAATTGGCAAGAAAATTTCGTTCGCGAAAGATATCAAAGCGCTTTTTAAGTATATGGTTGATCCATCGATTGCTTGGTATCGTAAATCGATCGTAGTCGGTGCATTGATTTATTTTATCAGTCCGATTGATTCGATTCCCGACATTGCTCCATTAATCGGTTACCTTGATGATCTCGGTGTTATTACTGCAGTACTCAAGTATATGGGAAGTGAACTTATTCCTTTTTATGACTAG
- a CDS encoding ABC transporter ATP-binding protein: MIETGDEILGKAYDSKLMRRLLGYVKPYKKYVVIAIILNIVVAALGPVRPYLTKIAVDDYIVESDYNGLLLISAILIGALLIQSVIQYFLTYYTQLMGQKIIFDLRVKIFSHIQKLALRFFDKTPIGRLVTRTTNDVEALNELFSSGIVMVFSDIFIIFWILIFMFFMSWDLSLVTLSVLPILIYGTFLFRRKVRDAYRDVRFHLARLNSYMQEHVTGMSIVQIFSKEKDELKKFSNINADHRKANIDSIFYYAVFYPVVEILSSLAIALIIWYGGGQVVQNAMTIGVLFAFIQYTEMFFRPIRDLSEKYNIMQTAMASSERIFKLLDNETFVKNPDHPKELNNVKGEIEFKKVWFSYNSDEYVLRDISLKINPGETIALVGHTGAGKTSIINILTRFYDIQKGEILIDGVNISELDKRDLRKFISIVLQDVYLFSGTIKSNISLGSPNVTDEQVIAAAKFVGADKFIEKLPNKYNEEVKEKGATLSVGQKQLISFARALAYNPQVLILDEATSSIDTESEILIQQAIEKLLVGRTSIVVAHRLSTIQNADKIIVMHKGEIREIGTHQDLLAKQGIYYKLYQLQYKDQEVVKTS, from the coding sequence ATGATTGAAACCGGCGACGAAATATTAGGTAAAGCATACGATTCCAAATTAATGCGACGACTTTTGGGTTACGTTAAACCTTATAAAAAGTATGTTGTTATAGCAATTATATTAAACATTGTAGTTGCCGCACTCGGCCCGGTTCGTCCGTATTTAACAAAAATTGCTGTCGATGACTATATAGTTGAGAGCGATTATAATGGTTTACTACTTATATCGGCAATATTGATCGGTGCGTTATTAATTCAATCGGTCATCCAATATTTTTTGACTTACTATACTCAATTGATGGGTCAAAAAATAATTTTTGATCTTCGGGTTAAAATCTTTTCACATATTCAAAAGTTAGCATTAAGATTCTTTGACAAAACTCCGATCGGGAGATTAGTTACAAGAACAACAAACGATGTTGAAGCGTTGAATGAACTTTTCTCATCAGGAATTGTAATGGTGTTCAGTGATATCTTTATCATCTTTTGGATTTTAATTTTTATGTTCTTCATGTCGTGGGATCTTTCGCTTGTAACATTGTCGGTTCTTCCTATTTTAATTTATGGGACTTTCTTGTTTAGAAGAAAAGTTAGAGATGCTTACAGAGATGTAAGATTTCACCTAGCTAGACTTAATTCTTACATGCAAGAACATGTTACCGGAATGAGTATTGTCCAAATCTTTTCCAAAGAGAAAGATGAACTTAAAAAGTTTTCTAATATTAATGCCGATCATCGTAAAGCTAATATTGATTCAATTTTTTATTATGCGGTTTTCTATCCGGTTGTGGAAATATTAAGTTCACTAGCAATCGCTTTAATCATTTGGTACGGCGGCGGACAAGTTGTTCAAAATGCGATGACCATAGGTGTGTTATTCGCTTTTATTCAATACACCGAAATGTTTTTCCGTCCAATCCGTGATCTTTCGGAAAAATATAATATTATGCAAACCGCAATGGCTTCATCGGAAAGAATATTTAAGTTACTTGATAACGAAACATTTGTTAAAAATCCCGATCATCCTAAAGAGTTAAATAATGTTAAAGGTGAAATTGAATTCAAGAAAGTCTGGTTTTCTTATAACTCGGACGAATATGTTTTACGAGACATTTCGTTAAAAATCAATCCCGGTGAAACAATTGCATTAGTTGGTCACACGGGTGCGGGCAAAACAAGTATCATAAATATTCTCACTCGTTTTTATGATATACAAAAAGGTGAAATATTAATTGACGGAGTTAATATTTCCGAATTAGATAAACGCGATTTGAGAAAATTTATTTCAATAGTATTGCAAGATGTTTATCTTTTTTCCGGGACGATCAAATCTAATATAAGTTTAGGTTCGCCTAATGTAACAGATGAACAAGTAATTGCAGCCGCTAAATTTGTCGGTGCGGATAAGTTTATAGAAAAGCTTCCCAACAAATACAACGAAGAGGTCAAAGAAAAAGGCGCAACATTAAGTGTGGGACAAAAGCAATTAATTTCTTTTGCAAGAGCTTTGGCTTATAATCCGCAAGTTCTTATTTTAGATGAAGCAACTTCAAGCATTGATACCGAATCGGAAATATTAATTCAACAAGCGATTGAAAAATTATTAGTCGGAAGAACATCAATAGTTGTAGCACATAGATTATCAACGATACAAAACGCTGATAAAATTATTGTCATGCACAAAGGCGAAATTAGAGAGATAGGAACCCACCAAGACTTACTCGCAAAACAAGGTATATATTATAAATTGTACCAGCTGCAATACAAAGATCAGGAAGTTGTAAAAACTTCTTAA
- a CDS encoding NUDIX hydrolase, giving the protein MSKFRLLKSDILFKGKVFDLKVDEIEYDSTGNTGRREVAIHPGGAVVVAVTNQNKIIMVRQFRYPFQEWILELPAGKLDNNEEPQLCAERELTEETGYSAGKISKLGHIYTTPGFCNEILHIYLAENLTAGEHAREEGEEGMEIFEFTIDEIKQKIASGEIVDAKTISGIMMYLNKS; this is encoded by the coding sequence ATGAGCAAATTCAGATTACTCAAAAGTGACATATTATTTAAAGGAAAAGTATTTGATTTAAAGGTCGATGAAATTGAATACGATTCAACCGGAAATACAGGTAGACGAGAAGTTGCTATTCATCCGGGCGGTGCAGTTGTTGTTGCAGTGACAAATCAAAACAAAATTATAATGGTAAGACAATTCCGTTATCCGTTTCAAGAATGGATTTTGGAATTACCGGCCGGAAAGTTAGATAACAACGAAGAACCACAACTCTGTGCCGAGCGCGAGCTTACCGAAGAAACCGGATATTCTGCCGGTAAAATTTCTAAACTTGGACACATTTATACAACACCGGGTTTTTGTAATGAAATACTTCACATTTATCTTGCGGAAAATCTAACTGCGGGTGAACATGCACGCGAAGAAGGCGAAGAAGGAATGGAAATATTCGAGTTTACTATTGACGAGATAAAACAAAAAATTGCAAGTGGCGAAATTGTAGATGCTAAAACAATAAGCGGAATTATGATGTACTTGAATAAATCCTAA
- the serS gene encoding serine--tRNA ligase, with product MLDIKFIRENPEVVKAGIKNKNEKDTIDQVLELDEKRRSYIAQVEDLKAQRNSASQQIGQIKKSGGDASAQIAEMKRVGDMISDLDTQLAEVEENLHKLLIWLPNLPHNSVPVGKSAEENVEVRQWSPEGFSFKTEGKVLDHIELGKKLKILDFERGAKITGSGFPVYVGKGAQLERALINYMLDLHINEHGYTEIIPPLLVNRESMFGTGQLPKLEEDMYYAEKDDLFTIPTAEVPITNMHRSEILEENQLPINYVGYTACFRREAGSYGKESKGFLRVHQFNKVEMVKLVKPETSYDELEKITNDAEDILKALKIPYRILMLCSGDLSFAAAKCYDIETWSPAENKWLEASSCSNFEDFQARRANIRFRKSENKKVEFLHTLNGSGLATSRLMVSILENYQTPEGKIIVPEVLQKYTGFKVID from the coding sequence ATGTTAGATATCAAGTTTATTAGAGAAAATCCGGAAGTAGTGAAAGCTGGAATTAAAAATAAAAATGAAAAGGATACTATCGATCAAGTGCTGGAACTCGATGAAAAAAGAAGAAGCTACATTGCACAAGTAGAGGATTTGAAAGCTCAAAGAAATTCTGCATCACAGCAAATCGGACAAATAAAAAAATCCGGTGGTGATGCATCCGCACAAATCGCAGAGATGAAGCGAGTCGGTGATATGATTTCTGATCTTGATACCCAGTTAGCAGAAGTTGAAGAAAATTTACACAAATTGCTGATCTGGTTGCCGAACTTGCCGCACAACTCAGTTCCGGTTGGTAAATCCGCAGAAGAAAATGTTGAAGTCAGACAATGGTCACCGGAAGGCTTCTCTTTTAAAACAGAAGGAAAAGTTTTAGACCATATAGAGCTTGGCAAAAAATTAAAAATCCTTGATTTCGAAAGAGGAGCAAAAATAACCGGTTCCGGATTCCCGGTTTATGTTGGAAAAGGTGCTCAGTTAGAAAGAGCATTAATAAATTACATGCTTGATCTTCATATTAATGAACACGGATATACCGAAATTATTCCTCCACTTTTGGTAAATCGTGAATCAATGTTCGGCACCGGACAGCTTCCTAAATTGGAAGAGGATATGTACTATGCCGAGAAGGATGATCTTTTCACAATTCCAACCGCAGAAGTTCCAATTACCAATATGCACAGAAGTGAAATTTTGGAAGAGAACCAATTACCAATAAACTATGTTGGATATACAGCATGCTTTAGAAGAGAAGCCGGTTCTTACGGAAAAGAATCAAAAGGATTTTTAAGAGTTCACCAATTCAATAAAGTAGAAATGGTGAAACTTGTTAAACCGGAAACATCCTACGATGAATTGGAAAAGATCACGAATGATGCCGAAGATATTTTAAAAGCATTAAAAATTCCTTATAGAATTTTAATGTTATGTTCGGGAGATTTAAGTTTTGCAGCAGCAAAATGTTATGATATTGAAACTTGGTCACCTGCCGAAAATAAATGGTTGGAAGCTTCATCATGCAGTAACTTTGAGGATTTTCAAGCTCGCAGGGCAAACATTCGTTTTAGAAAATCCGAAAACAAAAAAGTAGAATTTCTTCATACATTAAACGGTTCGGGATTGGCAACAAGCAGATTGATGGTTTCAATTTTAGAGAACTATCAAACTCCTGAAGGAAAAATTATTGTACCTGAAGTTCTTCAAAAGTATACCGGCTTTAAAGTAATAGATTAG